The Arachis hypogaea cultivar Tifrunner chromosome 19, arahy.Tifrunner.gnm2.J5K5, whole genome shotgun sequence genome has a window encoding:
- the LOC112780032 gene encoding NDR1/HIN1-like protein 26, producing the protein MRGNDHIPIRHVPGQNPNQKPIRRHHTARYYVQRVQDSLTTRVSKIICGTFLSLLFILGLITFILWISLRPHRPRFHIHEFSIPGLAQSSGFQNAEVNFNATARNANQNIGIYYESMDGAVYYRDQKIGSTPLLDPFYQQPKHTTIVNAVLSGATLTVNSQRWTEFQNDRVHGSVVFRLELTSVIRFKISSWQSKRHRMHANCDAGVGPDGSILPLYKDKRCPVYFS; encoded by the coding sequence ATGCGCGGCAACGACCACATACCCATCCGCCACGTCCCGGGCCAGAACCCGAACCAGAAGCCCATAAGGCGTCACCACACGGCCCGCTACTACGTGCAGCGGGTCCAGGACAGCCTCACCACCCGGGTCTCCAAGATCATCTGCGGCACCTTCCTCAGCCTCCTCTTTATTTTGGGCCTAATCACTTTCATCCTCTGGATCAGCCTCCGCCCTCACAGGCCCAGATTCCACATCCACGAGTTCTCTATTCCGGGCCTGGCCCAATCATCTGGCTTCCAAAATGCCGAAGTCAATTTCAATGCGACGGCCCGAAACGCCAACCAGAACATCGGTATTTACTACGAGTCAATGGACGGGGCGGTTTACTACCGGGATCAGAAAATCGGGTCGACGCCGTTACTTGATCCGTTTTATCAGCAGCCCAAACATACGACAATAGTGAACGCCGTTCTCAGTGGGGCTACGTTGACCGTTAACAGTCAACGATGGACGGAGTTTCAGAACGATAGGGTTCACGGTAGCGTGGTGTTCCGCTTGGAATTAACGTCTGTGATTCGGTTCAAGATATCGTCGTGGCAGAGCAAGCGCCACAGGATGCACGCTAATTGTGATGCGGGTGTGGGACCCGATGGGTCCATCTTACCCCTTTACAAAGACAAGAGATGCCCCGTTTACTTCTCTTGA